DNA from Burkholderiales bacterium:
GTCGAGCACGACCCCCGCGCTGTTCGGCGAATCCTGCACCGAAAGACGCATCTCGAGCTCGACGGGCGCGCCGCCGAGGCCGCGGCCTTCCATGCGGATGAACGCGACCTTGTTGTCCTTCTGCCACGGCACGTAATCGGACGGCCCGATGTGCACGTCGCGCGCGGGAATCGGCTCGTCCAGCACCGACTGCACCGACTGGGTCTTCGACTTCTTCTTGGAGGTGAGGCGCTCGCGCGCGAGCATGTTCAGGAAGTCGGTGTTGCCGCCGGTGTTGAGCTGGTAGGTGCGCTCGATCGAGATGCCGCGCATGTCGAAGAGCGAGGCGATCGTGCGGTGGAGGATGGTCGCGCCGAGCTGGCTCTTGATGTCGTCGCCGACGATCGGCAGGCCCGCCGCCGCGAAGCGGCTCGCCCAGCGCTCGTCGGACGCGATGAACACCGGCACACAATTGACGAGCGCGACGTGCGCGTCGAGGCAGGCTTGCGCGTAATGCTCGACCGCCTGCGTGGAGCCGACCGGCAGATAGCACACCAGGATCTCGGCGCCCGAGGCGCGCAGCACCGCGGCGACGTCGACCGGTTTTTCCGAGGACGGCCTGAACGATTCGTCGTCCGCGTACTCGAGCATGTGCGGCGCGACGCCGTCGAGCACCGGTCCCATCTGCACGCGCGCGCGCATCCCCGACAGGTCGGCTTCGAGCGTCTGCACGCAATTGGGCTTGGCGACGACCGCGTCGCCGAGGGTCTTGCCGACCTTGCGCTCGTCGATGTCGAACGCCGCGACGACCTCGATGTCCGCGACGCCGTAGCGTCCCACCCGCTCGCGCATCAATCCTTCGAGCGGTCCTTTGCGCGCGGCGCCGAGCGCCTGCACGAGCGCGCTGGCGCAGTTGCCTACGCCGGCTATGGCTAGCTTGATCATGTCTTCTTACTTGTCGGGGGCGAGCTCGCCCGCGCGCCGCATGCGCGCGACGTCCCTCGCCCAGCTCCATTGCACGAGCGGCGCGATCACGCTTCCGAAGCGATACAGCGCGGTGAGCTCGAAACCCGGGGTGATTGCAAACGCGCCGCGCCCGGCGCCTTTCAGGATCCGCTCCGCCACGGCGTCCGCGCTCCAGACGCCGGCGCGCGCCGTCATCATGCGCGTCTCGGCGGGCTTGGTCTTCTCTTCCTCGATCAACTGCGGCGTGTCGGTGTCGGGTGGATAGGCGATCGAGATGCCGATGCCTTGATGGCGAAGCTCCGCGTGCAGCGCCTCGGCGAAACCGCGCAGCGCGAACTTCGTGGGGCTGTACGGAGTATAGCCGAAGAGCCCGATGAGACCCGCGCCCGAGGAGATCATGACGATGCGCCCGCCCGCGCCTTTCATGAGCGGCACGGCGGCCTTGACGACGTACACCGTGCCCAGATAGTTGACCGCCATCGTGCGCTCGAACACGTCGACCGGCACGTCCTCGAAATAACCGGGCACCGCGATGCCCGCGGACGTGACGACGAGCGTGGGCGGGCCGAGCGCCGCGGCGGCGTCCGCGACCGCGCGCTGCGCCTCTTCGCGCACGGATACGTCGGCGGCGATCGTCAGGACCTCGCCCGCGGCGCCGTCTCGAAGCAGCGCGTCGCGCGCCTCGCGCAGCCGCGCTTCGCCGCGCGCGATCAGCGACACGCTCATGCCTTCGCGCGCAAGGCGGCGTGCCACGGCATAGCCGATCCCGCTCGAACCGCCGGTGATCAGCGCGTGCGCTCTCACTACCGGGCTGCGGAGGCGAAGACGGGTGACTCGAGCGGCTCGCGCAGCTCCGCGAGCGCTGCGACGATGTGCGCGATCGTCGCAGCGATCTGCGCCTCGGTGTGGCTGGCGGTCAGGAAGAACCGGAGCCTCGCGCTCGCGTCGGGGACCGCGGGGTAGAGGA
Protein-coding regions in this window:
- a CDS encoding inositol-3-phosphate synthase, translated to MIKLAIAGVGNCASALVQALGAARKGPLEGLMRERVGRYGVADIEVVAAFDIDERKVGKTLGDAVVAKPNCVQTLEADLSGMRARVQMGPVLDGVAPHMLEYADDESFRPSSEKPVDVAAVLRASGAEILVCYLPVGSTQAVEHYAQACLDAHVALVNCVPVFIASDERWASRFAAAGLPIVGDDIKSQLGATILHRTIASLFDMRGISIERTYQLNTGGNTDFLNMLARERLTSKKKSKTQSVQSVLDEPIPARDVHIGPSDYVPWQKDNKVAFIRMEGRGLGGAPVELEMRLSVQDSPNSAGVVLDAIRCAKLALDADVSGALIAPSAAFMKSPPRQAPDFEAQAMCDAFIAKHA
- a CDS encoding SDR family oxidoreductase; translation: MRAHALITGGSSGIGYAVARRLAREGMSVSLIARGEARLREARDALLRDGAAGEVLTIAADVSVREEAQRAVADAAAALGPPTLVVTSAGIAVPGYFEDVPVDVFERTMAVNYLGTVYVVKAAVPLMKGAGGRIVMISSGAGLIGLFGYTPYSPTKFALRGFAEALHAELRHQGIGISIAYPPDTDTPQLIEEEKTKPAETRMMTARAGVWSADAVAERILKGAGRGAFAITPGFELTALYRFGSVIAPLVQWSWARDVARMRRAGELAPDK